A portion of the Permianibacter fluminis genome contains these proteins:
- the fabF gene encoding beta-ketoacyl-ACP synthase II — protein MVKRRVVVTGLGMLSPLGLTVNESWDGIKAGRSGAASIEAFDTTNFSTRFSASVKGFNPEAYMPAKDARRMDSFIQLGMAAGVQAFQDSGLVVTEENAARIGCLVGAGIGGLGTIEQNHDALRDGGPRKVSPFFVPGSIINMVSGNLSIQFGLRGPNLAIVTACTSGAHSIGHAARIIMYGDADVMVAGGAEDATTPLGLAGFGAARSLSTRNDEPTKASRPWDRDRDGFVLGNGAGVLVLEEYEHAKKRGAKIYAELIGFGMSGDAYHMTSPPENGAGAALSMASALKDAGLNPDQIDYINAHGTSTKAGDAAETMAIKHVFAAEAKKVMVSSTKSMTGHLLGAAGAVEAIISILALRDQVVPPTINLDNPDEGCDLDYVPHTARQAKLDVVMSNSFGFGGTNGTLVFKKI, from the coding sequence GTGGTCAAACGACGCGTCGTGGTGACTGGCCTTGGCATGCTCTCGCCGCTTGGCCTCACCGTCAATGAAAGCTGGGACGGCATCAAAGCCGGCCGCAGTGGAGCTGCCTCCATTGAAGCTTTCGACACCACCAATTTCTCGACCCGCTTTTCCGCTTCGGTAAAAGGCTTCAATCCGGAAGCTTACATGCCGGCCAAAGATGCCCGTCGGATGGATTCGTTCATCCAGCTCGGCATGGCTGCCGGTGTGCAGGCCTTTCAGGATTCCGGCTTGGTTGTCACCGAAGAAAATGCTGCTCGCATCGGGTGCCTCGTTGGCGCCGGTATCGGCGGTCTCGGCACCATTGAACAAAATCACGATGCGCTCCGCGATGGCGGTCCGCGCAAAGTGTCGCCGTTCTTTGTGCCGGGTTCGATCATCAATATGGTGTCGGGCAATCTGTCGATTCAGTTCGGCTTGCGCGGCCCCAACCTGGCGATCGTTACGGCCTGTACTTCCGGCGCGCACAGCATCGGTCACGCTGCCCGCATCATCATGTACGGCGACGCCGATGTCATGGTGGCCGGTGGCGCCGAAGATGCGACCACGCCGCTCGGTCTGGCCGGTTTCGGCGCGGCCCGGTCGCTGTCGACCCGCAATGATGAGCCGACCAAGGCTTCGCGGCCTTGGGATCGCGATCGTGATGGTTTCGTGCTCGGTAACGGCGCCGGTGTGCTGGTGCTGGAAGAGTACGAACACGCGAAAAAACGCGGCGCGAAAATTTATGCAGAGCTGATCGGCTTCGGCATGTCGGGTGATGCTTACCACATGACCTCACCGCCGGAAAATGGTGCCGGTGCGGCTTTGTCGATGGCCAGCGCGTTGAAAGATGCCGGTCTCAATCCGGACCAGATCGATTACATCAACGCCCATGGCACCTCGACCAAAGCGGGCGATGCCGCCGAGACGATGGCGATCAAGCATGTGTTCGCTGCCGAAGCCAAGAAGGTGATGGTCAGCTCAACCAAGTCGATGACCGGCCATTTGCTGGGTGCGGCGGGTGCAGTCGAAGCGATTATCAGCATCCTGGCTTTGCGTGATCAGGTGGTGCCGCCGACCATTAATCTGGATAATCCGGATGAAGGTTGCGACCTCGATTATGTGCCTCACACGGCGCGGCAAGCGAAGCTGGATGTCGTCATGTCGAACTCGTTCGGATTTGGCGGTACCAACGGCACGCTGGTCTTCAAAAAGATCTAA
- the pabC gene encoding aminodeoxychorismate lyase, translating to MTDSWLDGIPCDRIAVDDRALLFGDSCFTTIAVRDGQPELWPRHRERLQQSLLRLQFPVLDLNLLTQEVMAACAGVERAILRVTLTRGAGGRGYALPVAGNVRRLLLRRDWPADIDQRGRDGVQLRWCETQLSEQPLLAGLKHGNRLEQVLARAEWQDARIAEGLMCDRNGHVIEGTTSNLFFCNADGHWCTPALDRCGVAGVMRAELLARFQAQGINVAQGDYSMADVQTATEVFICNSIIGLWPVLALADRRWVIGEQTRRLQQAIGRSVSP from the coding sequence ATGACTGACAGCTGGCTGGATGGCATTCCGTGCGACCGCATTGCGGTGGATGATCGCGCGCTGCTGTTTGGCGACAGCTGTTTCACCACGATTGCCGTCCGTGATGGCCAGCCAGAATTGTGGCCACGCCACCGCGAGCGGCTGCAACAGAGTCTGCTGCGACTGCAATTTCCGGTGCTGGATCTGAACCTGCTGACGCAGGAAGTCATGGCGGCGTGTGCAGGCGTTGAACGCGCGATTTTGCGGGTGACGCTGACCCGGGGCGCTGGTGGCCGTGGTTACGCCTTGCCCGTTGCAGGCAACGTCCGGCGGCTGCTGCTGCGACGGGATTGGCCGGCGGACATTGATCAGCGTGGCCGCGATGGCGTGCAATTGCGCTGGTGCGAAACGCAGCTGTCGGAACAACCGCTGCTGGCCGGATTAAAACACGGCAATCGGCTGGAGCAGGTGTTGGCGCGTGCCGAGTGGCAGGACGCCCGCATCGCCGAAGGCTTGATGTGTGATCGCAACGGTCATGTGATCGAAGGCACGACCAGCAATCTGTTTTTCTGCAATGCTGATGGCCATTGGTGCACGCCAGCGCTGGATCGCTGTGGCGTGGCCGGGGTCATGCGCGCCGAGTTGCTGGCGCGGTTTCAGGCGCAGGGCATCAACGTAGCGCAAGGTGATTATTCGATGGCCGATGTGCAGACAGCGACCGAAGTGTTTATCTGCAACAGCATCATCGGCTTGTGGCCGGTGCTGGCGCTGGCGGACCGGCGCTGGGTCATCGGCGAACAAACCCGTCGCCTGCAACAGGCCATTGGCCGGAGCGTTTCGCCATGA